The sequence TTTGCATCAAACGGCAAAATTTGCAAAAATCTTCCAAAAATCGATTAATCAGTAATTTTGCAATTGGCTCTAAGGATAAATCAAAAGTGGCGGATTATCTTTCGATGGAATGTCCAGCCCTATGATGTTCAAATCATTGATTATCATTGAGGAGGTAATATGAAACAGATGCGACGGAAACCTACAACACCTGGTGAAATTTTGCATGAGGAGTTTTTAGTTCCTTTAGAAATTTCTCAAAGAGAACTGGCGGAGCATATTGGTTGTGATGTCAAAGTCATTAACCGCATTGTGAATGAAAAGTCTCGTGTTA comes from Candidatus Neptunochlamydia vexilliferae and encodes:
- a CDS encoding HigA family addiction module antitoxin codes for the protein MKQMRRKPTTPGEILHEEFLVPLEISQRELAEHIGCDVKVINRIVNEKSRVTPEMALKLSQSFETTPDFWLNAQMAVDLWRAPRKKNIPSMLRRQRSRALR